A single region of the Strigops habroptila isolate Jane chromosome 3, bStrHab1.2.pri, whole genome shotgun sequence genome encodes:
- the LOC115605587 gene encoding killer cell lectin-like receptor subfamily F member 1, which produces MAGDITYADVAMLPRERPHIPSQTSVPGNTITYAELRVKPKPKGSSRSETSASGCRGRRSAWFYTALVLGVLVLVLLSVVAVLAKQFLKCRAGKSESLSHIGLNSTANHTSSEKTVSTALLKWLMEELCEDGQERTCELCPPGWQLHRGRCYYFSEEAVSWDDSQRNCLARKSQLLVIEDEIEMEFIDNKEKDTKYIWIGLKIPEMKKQQSSTEDPRVKENRKAINRIETDKNCAVYRRKNMIQVDNCQTLKKWICKKNATLLVL; this is translated from the exons GAAACACGATCACATACGCTGAGCTACGTGTGAAGCCGAAACCCAAAGGGAGCAGCAGATCAGAGACTTCCGCTTCTG GCTGCCGAGGCAGGCGCTCAGCCTGGTTCTACACGGCACTGGTCCTGGGAGTCCTTGTGCTCGTCCTGCTAAGTGTCGTAGCCGTACTAGCCAAGCAAT TTTTGAagtgcagagcaggaaaatCAGAAAGTTTGTCCCATATTGGTCTAAATAGCACTGCCAATCACACCTCTTCAGAGAAGACTGTCTCGACAGCGCTCCTGAAATGGCTCATGGAGGAACTGTGTGAAGATGGACAGG AAAGAACATGCGAGCTGTGTCCTCCTGGGTGGCAATTGCACAGGGGCAGATGCTACTACTTCTCCGAGGAGGCTGTAAGCTGGGATGACAGCCAGAGAAACTGTCTGGCCAGGAAATCCCAGCTTCTTGTTATCGAAGATGAAATTGAGATG GAATTTATAGACAATAAAGAGAAAGATACCAAATATATCTGGATTGGGTTGAAGATtccagaaatgaagaaacaacaGAGTTCAACTGAAGATCCtagagtaaaagaaaacag GAAAGCTATAAATAGAATTGAGACTGACAAGAACTGTGCTgtctacagaagaaaaaacatgatCCAAGTAGATAACTGCCAGACTTTAAAGAAATGGATCTGTAAGAAGAATGCAACTTTGTTGGTGCTTTGA
- the LOC115605675 gene encoding C-type lectin domain family 2 member L-like — protein sequence MGREGRGSRARGTGWLKGLFSNIGLWQGIAGVLAAAVILILCIQFVNRSSARDFPVCPSLELCPSDWLYFQRKCYYISESEANWNSSQSFCSLHNASLLVIENHQELSFMVKITKQDPWIGLYKRNEEFFWVNGKALDTTLIEVKGSGNCAYLESKGVSASGCYLTRKWVCSLNIGLA from the exons ATGGGACGCGAGGGCAGAGGCTCCCGGGCGCGGGGGACGGGCTGGCTCAAAG gtcTGTTCTCAAATATCGGGTTATGGCAGGGTATTGCTGGagtccttgctgctgctgtcattttGATTTTGTGTATTCAGTTTG TAAACCGTTCTTCAGCCAGAGATTTTCCTGTCTGTCCTTCCCTGGAACTCTGTCCATCAGATTGGCTGTATTTCCAGAGAAAATGTTACTACATCTCTGAGAGTGAAGCCAACTGGAACTCCAGTCAGAGCTTTTGCTCCTTGCACAATGCTTCCCTCCTGGTGATTGAAAATCATCAGGAACTG AGTTTTATGGTGAAGATAACAAAGCAAGACCCCTGGATTGGactttataaaagaaatgaagagttCTTTTGGGTAAATGGGAAAGCATTAGACACTACACT GATTGAAGTAAAAGGCTCTGGAAACTGTGCCTACCTTGAATCCAAAGGAGTCTCAGCCTCTGGATGTTATTTAACCAGGAAGTGGGTCTGTAGCTTGAATATTGGCTTAGCATGA